In Lactuca sativa cultivar Salinas chromosome 5, Lsat_Salinas_v11, whole genome shotgun sequence, the DNA window ACAtagattatattatattaataaattattgttatttgaaatagtaataataataataataactagtgGGAGACCCATGCTCCGCATGGGCTGATAACCTTCtgaaagatttgattcaaactcataGGTTTTTACATTACATTTGAGGGTAGTACAAATGATTTCCAAAATGGTTGGTTACTACAACAAACAAAAGACATAAGTATCATTAAATTGAAAATACATGGATATTATGGTAAATGTGATACATTTATTGGTTGTCCTTAACAGTCTAGATTATGTCTTCGTAGGTTTTGATCAGCTTCTGAGCTAGCTGTATGGACAAATGTAGTGTTTTGAGGATACTAATGTTTTGCCATTTCATATTATTCATGAGAGTAGGTCCTGCATGATATATGGCAAGTACATCATATTCCTCTAAAATGCAACACGTAATCATATTAGTTGAAGGGAAAATTGTcgaaaataacaatgtacttactCTTTTACCCATAATAGCAGAATTCTAATTTAGTTGACCTAATCTCAAAAGTGAAAGAAGGTGTTATTCAACATTCCACAATCAACAATCTTGATCTTTATACATTTCAGGGAATCGCATTAAGAGGGCTTTTCCTGGTTACAATTGTTGCAAATGCCTCAAAGGCATTTTATCGAACATGTGATGAGCGAAGCTAATAAGAAGAGCACGTTCCAATTTCGGAAACAAAGTAGAAAAAGCGGATGGAGTTGGTAGAAAGAAAAAAAGAGTCGATCGAAGTCAAAAGAAATTACCAAACTGAATCCATTGTACTCATCTGCTGCCTTCATAACTTCTTCTCTAATCCTGTTCAATATCTGTTCTCCATCTCAACATTAGACCCTGCAAATAAACATATTTTAATCAAATTTCAAAAAACTGATAgcccatttaaaaaaaaactataaaaagcaACCAAATTGAAGTAATCGACCTTACAtacaaatgaattttttttgtgGATTTTAAAGGTGAAAGAACAGATATTTGTAATCAGCATCCAATTCATTGGTCCTAGTCAACTCCAAAACCAAAATGGGAAAAGAAATTAGAGGTGGGAGACTTACAATGAAATGGAAATGTAACCTAACAGAGAGGTGAGAAGAGGAAGCCAGGAATGGAAACGGGAAACCGCTGAGAGAGTCAACAAACGAAATCTTCGATGAAAAGGAAGTGATTGGGTGAAGGAGTCGGCGAGGTGGCATGGACCATtgcaatattcaaaacattaactGGTGCAtcataaagttttatcaaataaGTAATCCAAATAATGGAACTGGTTGGCATCGTTGTTTCATTCTATCCTTTCTTACATCCATTAACCGGTGCATCATAAAACTGTTTGTAACCGAATAACCAAAGTACGTTCAAGAAATTAAGTAGTAAATGAAAAGGTTAACACATGAttgaaatagcaacatactttcatttatttgtaagCATCCCGTTTTTTACACCATTATGCTTTCAGCCTTTTTCTTTATTAGGCGGTATGCTATGAAAATTCCAACCAATTATAGATATGgaagtaggatgttataataaACAATTAGTGAAACTAAGTTGCTATTTGTTGCATTTTAcgcttttttattaataaaaaatgcTAACCTTTGATTTCATTTGTCTGCTAGGATctaaaatccaagcaagaatattCAAGATCTACATTAATCTGAAAACCACATCATATCTCATAGTATCATATCATCATCCCAATGAATGTACACATAAAATACAATAGTTAAAAATTGATCCCGATGAATATACACATAAAATACAATAGCTAAAAATTGATGATGCAATTCTATACTAgtatagtttaaaaaaaaaagtaaaatgctATATTTGAtagatttttgaataaaaagttgAAAACGGAATGTTATATGAAGGTACTATTGATATTTCATGTGTGATTATTTGTTATTCATATCACATGATGGCAAAGGAATTATTGGAATAACTTGGGTTATATTAAAAGAGGtttatctgattttttttttctttcttttggaTTGGGCTCAATTGAAAAAGGTTGATAAAAAGAGAAGCAGTGAGGATCATACTAAagggtttttttttcttctatttaGAAAAGACAAAAAAAGAGAAGAAATAAGGGATCTATAAAAGGTTCTATGCAGTTCTAGTTCAAATTTATAAAGTAAGGGCAATTTGGTCTTTTTCTGTATATTACTATTTGCTTTTTGGTTTTGGAGCTTTTGCAGATTTGCGATGCTAGGAATGGCTTTTGGACATAAAGTTACATGTGGCTTTATATGATAAAGTTTAATATGTTAGTTCCTTTGTGGGGACCTAGGAGCAGTAGACAACTTCCTGAAATTAAATGAAGTGTCTTTTCTCATTTTTAAAGGAATGTTGATTTCGTCCATTAGTTTCTTCAATCATGTTTAAGAAATATTTACTTTAATCATCTTTCATTGCAACTTAAACATTGTGATTTTTAATTTGATAATTTATGTTAGATCTATGATGTGAAACTTATAGAACGAAAACGGCAAAAAAAAGAGTTTATTTaataacaatttttattttttaacaggCTTACTAGCTCACCTATGCCATCTCCACCATACATCATCATGCTTAACTGACAAAATTTAAACACAAAAAAGAGGAAATTTAACACCATGTTGCAAGTGGATAAAAGATTTAATTCGTTGATGAGAAAAAAAATTGAAGCATAATTTTTAAATGGAAAGATACGAAATTaaattgttatgatatatgtgatatattaaagtacattgctaattCTTACATTTAACCTAATAGGGTGAAATTCAACAAATAGCAATGTACCTTGAAACAGTTCAAAACTTGTCCAACGCATACTCAAATGTTTGAAGTAcctaaattaatatataaaaagaaGTTAATATAAGGTTAAATGCAATAACCCGTTGAAACTTTCAGCTGTTAACTGATAAACAACAATACAGTGCCTAACAGGAAGGAACTTTTACTTTCTACTCTCTGTATCCATTAAAATTACATCTATGTGTGTCTGTTTCCATTAATTTGGTCATGAAAATTGCATCTAGTCACATGATAGGCTTGCAACCTGATTAGTttggtgtaattttttttttggaaaacactTTTGATTGGGGCAAACAGACTTGTGATGGTGAGTGAGTTAACAATTTCAAATGTAGAGAATAAGACTGGGAAAGATGTGTGAAATAAGAAAGCATAACAAAGTTCAGAAAAAAGATTGATAGAAACTTGAAATAAAGGTTTAGAGATAGTAAGCAGATGGTGTTGGAGAGTGAAGCATATGAGGTGCTTCCTGGGGCAAACGAACATGTAATGATCAAGAGTCAAGACATAAGCAAGAGCAAGAATCAAATTAGAATCACCAAAGTTACCCCACCCTTTAATTTGGTCAATCTTTCGTCTATATACTTAACCTAAAACAATTATAAGTATTAAAATCCACATTCATGAAATAAATATGATTCAGATACAAAAAATATGAAGGAATTATAGCAAAACTTACACAAAATAGGACAAAGTTGGTAGAGGAAAGGCGTTATAACCGATTGGAAGCTTGCGATGACTGAGAGAGGACTGTGTGGAGACTGCAACAATAACCTTGGATGCGGGAAAAATCTGAAGCCGAAAATCATGGATTACTATATAAGTAAGATAATCAAATGATAAAGTTTAACCATAAAGGTAAAACAATCAATGTCATCAGGAGTGgagataaaagaaaataaaaaaggtagcCTGCTTATACTTCTCAATGGAGATATACGTAACACAGTCTCTAAATTTTAATAATCACATTCGTTGCTTTGCTTGTTTGATAAAAGTCAGACTATAAGATATAACTTACCAATAGCAGCACTGCAGAGAAGATATGATCAAACGGCTGAACTTTAGATTTCAATTTGAAAATCCCATAAACAAAACCCTTGATCAATGAACATCTCGTTTTCAACATCAGTCGCTCTCAGTCTCAAATCAGTAAAGGGGAATCGAACAGCATACGTCGTCATCAGGAAAGCATGATAAATTTGTTCTTCAACTCTAGTATTTATATTGTTGAGAGGCGGAAATAGACGGTAACAATGACGGTGTGCGGTGGTTTCCTCAGTTGAAACAAATGGGTCGGATTATTTGGCAAGAGAGATAATGTAGATAAAGGAAACTGGAGGCAGTGACTTGGGAACGAACATGCCGGCTGCTTCTACTACTCCCTTTGTGATAGCAGACTTGATGTTCTCCACCGCTACTCCAACCTTCAAAGCAAATAGGTTATTTGGTCTAACCCCTTTTCTGAAGCACCACATAAATTGATGCGTAGAGTGATTGTGATGGCGAAACTGACAGCGATTGAAGATGTTTTGCAACTTGTGGTTTTTCAGTTGAGGTTATACCATTTGTAGGCAAATCCATTTTGTCTTTAGTTTCCGATTGGGTTAGATACAGGAAAAAATGTAATATATCTAAGGGTAGCCAAGTTTCCGATTAGGTTAGATACAGAAAAAATGGGCATATAATAGCGGGTTGGCCCAAAACAATTGGTTATGTAGCCAGGCGGTGGAGCAGATTGATGAATGATTTATAGAATTGGAAGGAGAAGGGTAAGAATCGCATTGAAGGTATGCAGAAGGAAAAAGAAGCGGTGGAAGGTCTACGAAACAATGGCGGTGGAAAGAGATACAACTGAGGGTGAGTAAGCAAGGAGATGCAGAAAAAAGAAAGAGGAAGAAGCCACGTATCTGTTATCTCATAAGCTTGGCGGTGGCGGAATTCACAGTTTCCAGAAACAGGAAAAAATTTAATAAATGAATTAGAATGAGCGAATTGTAACTTGTAGAAAGAAGTGGGACAATTTTGACAAACATTAAATAatgtatatatattaataattgaGGGACCATTTTTGTCAATCCCTTAGCCACTTTACTGTAGCTAGGATAgacaattttaatatatataataataataataataataataataataataatataggaaataaaaaatattcaaataaattatttataaattagttaaaaataaatatattttaaaataattttaaataaaaaacttaaATCAATTTGATTCAAAcacaattttttatatatttcttaTCGTATACTtcaaattattataatattagttacaacttagtataaaaattattatttcaatgataaatatttataatattgtttttataacatataattgttaatatttatattatattattggcCACAAATCAAGAGTTTAAAACTCCCACTACAACtcaataatttttgttttaaatgtaattattttttttcaaatttaatatAATTTGCCTTTATATTTTCCACTGCATTCAAAAGTTTTTTAAACTTATGGGTATTAATGTGTAATGCTTTTTTATTTCCCACTTATTTATTATACACatttgtgacatcctcattttcacggccagaaaagaccgattttgtttatgctttataaaaatcagagtacttcttttcataaaaatgttgcggaatttgttcatagaaaaatacgataaatacgttatcaaaatatTTTCGaataaacgtattttattcattttaaaacgtttgggatgtcatcgtcaatacaggaacataagtaTAAACGGAACTtatatttatttacactagtgatcttcatctctttaatctctcagtgtaatgtcacttcatatcgacacctgtgatataaataaactgagcgggtcaggttgggaaacctggtgagtacatagggttttcaactcacaataatataattattatgtttaatcatcaaacagttaacccaattacccatccccgttattttctttatttttaaggatctaccctaagaatcagatatttcttgttcattcattcctaaggagtatcctaaggaataggtacgaattccatcgttgtaaatgacacatctgtcaagcacaactgctagttctgtcacttaggcgcagctgccaaaattgtgacattctctatggggcgcatctgctggaatagtcctttaggcgcatctgccggggttatgaggttctctattaggcgcttctgccggtagagtcctttaggcgcatctgccagggttttattgacagtatcgttttcgagagtccactcgcaatacatatcaatgggtttttagagtacaccggtgaacacatcgttcacaacacctaccggttgcgagcctgctagtgttccactggactgtctagaatagtccgtggttgtcatccatactttgctgaatgatggggccatcatttgggaaaaaggcttctcacatcgtccacctctcaccctcacctcacggtctatttcacctttcaactcatcatccaactcatatttcatccaTTACATCTACacatgtcttaccccaacattttcgtagatataaaatacatatacagtttaaagcattttaaaacgtgtatataatcgttcatccaacatagacagcaagtactcaggtaatatgcacacataacacgtaatttatataaaatatttcatatctatgagtaagataaaagtaactatgcactcacctggtaaggtggtgactcggcactcggacaacacttcgttacttcttaaaacaatttccctcgacaaaaacctagtatcattatcactagggtttagttttaacgttaaccgCAACTAATTaacagtctagctattattattattatataagcattaaataacactcaatataactcgtaataatagctcaaataattattttaaggtcctaataatgttactataattaaataaaaggtatattaaatatagtataggcgtagctcacttacaacgggtttttttttattaaaaaccgagcttcgctggagcagcgtttccgagccgaaagcttttcttctcggagccgtcgggcgctccggggcttctttctcgtgctagggaggttccctagacttgggaggggtttaaggaggctagagagagaaagaaaggttatggtgtgaagaaattatgaaggattcatcctttatttataaggattttatcgtagagtagcccctaagcttcgtccgtatcttccgcatacgagctccgttttctgcgttctttatatctacgcgttggtatttacaagtactacaactttcatttagaccttgtcggctaattctcattctatctcagatttacaaaactgtatcgaattcgcagcgctcgaagagtagggactaagcttcgtctatatctttcgcatacgagctttgttttcgactgtctttttattgtttaactcctattaacgatatcttcatttatcatttagattattttggctaaaaatcgaccgatctaaaattcagatttcgggttgtgcactgctatgctaaatcttagaaaaatcataactttctcatacgaagtcagatttggatgttctttttatgcacactcttggtttaacatatactaaaactttcatttagatcgctaaggctaaatctctctctatcaTAAATTCTCTATTTACGCCTcctggtatcgtgccggttccgtcgcgaaacttagacgggtcataacttcttcgttataactcggatttcgacgctctttatatgtatggaaaccttgtaacatatactacaacttggttgagattatttattcttaataatcttttattaaaaagtcgttttcgacccctattgcctctaaattgactagcccggatctacgggcgttacaacattGTAGTTATATTAGTAGTATATAAGTAAGCTTTGatttaaaaattcatatttttgaaaagatttgtgattcaaaatgaaataattgaaaaaaaaaaagttttgtcgTATAAATGGTTATTTCAACACAAATTTTTTATAACAATGTTTctatatatcaaatatatgttgatttctaaatattcattttaattgatttataaatatttaataagttTTGTTTGATTTAAATGTTATAATGTTatagtgtttttattttattaaaaactatAATGCATTTAatactatttgttatttgttttatatataaaccAACATAGGTTTTATATATAACTTCCATAACTTACAACGTTTTATAAAATCATCAAAGGTTGtagtatttattttttcatactactttgtttttttatacatatgaatcaatatatttttttatatataatttacacaacataaaacagtctataaaatcataaattaataGGGGAAATAACTAATgatataaattattaaaattaataaactaatatgttaactataaAGTTTGTTTTGCTATTAACATTGGTTTTACatgtataaatattaaatcaaaatttgttaaatgttattattttaataaaatattatattcgTAGGGCTGTTAATCGGGTCAACCCGATCGGGTTTCAGGTTAATCgggtcgggttagtcgggttttCACAAAAAATAATTTAACCCGACACCCGACCCTATTAAGGTATGGGTTGGGCGGGTTTGGGTTAATCAGGTTTCAGGTTAATAgggtcgggttagtcgggttaATACACAAACATTTAATTTAAACATAATATATATGTTTTTCAAGAGTGCAATCTGATATAAACTTAAACCATTTTTTTACTCTTTTCTTAACATCAAGAATGCATACtaattgaaataaattaaaaataaaagattatggACCTCATGGTTATTACAATATATGAGAAAGCATGCATACCACAATATAGCTAAAAGAGTTCTtccattataaatattaaatagatGAACTTTCAATCTCTAGTTAACGATCAACACCATATAGTTTATTCATGTTTATAGTTAGTTTAAAGTAGAAATAACTATCAAAAAATCTTTACTTTCTTAGCCGCTCTAgtacttttgagattttatatcttTTTGGACTTCAACTTCGCCAATGGGAGTTACTTGACCCTCGTATGTTTCTAAAGtcacaaaaatttacattttcaaaggGTTTGTAGTTTTTTGTACCATTCAAGTAGAGAGTGGTTGAATATGTAAAGGTTGTGAATTTCTAACCGGGTTATTCGGGTTGACCCGAAACCcgatttttttgtaaaaatcaaccctaaacccgaccctaactacaaatcgggtttttgtagttagggtcgggtttagggttgatttttacaaaaaaatcgggtttcgggttaacccgaataacccgatttGGAATTATAACCCTATTGAACCCGACCCTAATTACCTTATTCGGGTTAGGGTCAggtcgggttaatcgggttcgggtttttttgacACCCCTACGCGCAACGTGTGGAGATTCGACTAGTTTTTATGTATAGTTGGATCCATTCTATGGCCATAGTTTGATCCATTCGACTAGTTTTTATGTATAGTTTGATCCATTCTATGGCCAAAGTGTGAAAATAATACTCATTCAATATTAGACCGGCATGAGATGCATATTCAATTAAGATTAAATTAAATGACCTATATATGGAAGTATCATGCGTATATGGTTTTGTTCATCGCACTTGAAGGAAATAGGAAGGGACACTTCAAATAAATATCCTAGCATAGATGATCAAAATGCCAGATCTATATCTATCAATATGATATTTAACTGGAAAACAGAAACCTAATATTACCTCACATGTTGACATTTTGACAAAGAAAATTTCTAATATTTTTACTCGTCATCAGGAAAATCATCAAATAATACATAAATTCTCGATTAAACAATTCAATCCACATTTTTATTCCATTTTGAACAAATCAATAAAATTTCAATTGGCCTAATGCAAACAGATGCTATTAACACGTTATGAACCTCATTAAATCCACATTTTTATCAATTGGTGGCCGTACAAACCCTACGAATTTGTCCTTGTCTCCCAGTTTTCACATGAATATTACCCATCTTGACCATTGCTCTTCCAAACTCAGCGTTGAATCGCGATCCAGGTTGGCCTCTAACACCCAAGAACCCTTGTACATACCTTTGAGTCCTCCTGTCACTCCATAGCTTTGCATCGGATTCAATAACTCCACGTCCATTCCTCAAGTTTTCATAGAAGGAATTGCCAAAGCTATTAACACTGCCGGTATCCATTGCCACACGCCTAAACGCATTACCACCATTGGGGCATAGTGCCCGGAGCTGTGGTAGGAAGGCTTGGTTTATATCCGGGTCGGGTCCATTGGTATTGTTGAAGTTGTATAGTCTATAGCTGAATAGCAGACAAGCTGCTGTTCCAATTGTGTGTCCTCCTGATCGatcatcaagaaaaaaaaaaacatctttaaTTGATTTATGAGTTAATGCATGCATGGTGATGCATTATTCCGTGCATGCTCTATGGTAGATATTAATATTTTGGTGCACTTACCAACAAGAGTTACAAGATCTTGAGTGTTAAGACCTTTATCAGCAAACTTTCTAATTTGAACAGTAATAGGATCGGTAGCCCCAGGCAAGTTGGCAGTATCCGATGCTTGCGAAACCAATCCATCTCTGCGCCCTAATGGCACCTGCCACCTACGTCCACCCGTCTGAAAGACATTGGAAAAACGAATAAAGACCACGTACAGTTTTGCATTTAATTAACTACAATATCTTAACAAACAACTTGACAGGATATGTTGTATAGGGGAACATTTAATAATTACCAGGACTACAGAATCTCGGGCAGCTAAGGCAACAATATCAGCACAAGAGACCACACCAGGGCATGCAGATTCGAGCTGGGCCTTTGCAGCATCAATAACTTCAAAGCCTGTCAGTAGGGAGTTGGGTCCGGAAGCCTTTTCAGTCGACGGGCCTTCTATTAGAACAGATGCATCACAACCATTGACGAAGCAGTCATGGAAGAACATCCGAAGTAAACCAGGTGCAATAGTGCGGTTAGCTTGGACAGCAGACTCAACCGCTGACTGGACAATTGATTCGACCCTCGGGCAGGTGGCCCGGTAGAAGCCAACGCGGGTGCCCTGGCCTCTACCCCGACTGCCTTGGCCTTGTGCCATTGTAGTGAAGGTGGCTAACACTAGAACCAGCAGGATAAGTGTTTTGTTAAGAGAAGAAACCTCCATTATATTACTATCGAAGAGTGttgaatattatttaagtgtCCAAAAACTGTGCATGATCGATTGGAATACTGTTTTGAGCGTATGAGTTGATGACGACGACATAGCAGGGAGCCAAGGTATTTATAGCCTTTAGGGGAGATCTTAAAAAGGTCAAATATACGTGG includes these proteins:
- the LOC111899518 gene encoding uncharacterized protein LOC111899518 isoform X3, producing the protein MLKTRCSLIKGFVYGIFKLKSKVQPFDHIFSAVLLLIFPASKVIVAVSTQSSLSHRKLPIGYNAFPLPTLSYFVYFKHLSMRWTSFELFQGSNVEMENRY
- the LOC111899518 gene encoding uncharacterized protein LOC111899518 isoform X2 → MLKTRCSLIKGFVYGIFKLKSKVQPFDHIFSAVLLLIFPASKVIVAVSTQSSLSHRKLPIGYNAFPLPTLSYFVYFKHLSMRWTSFELFQVKHDDVWWRWHRV
- the LOC111899518 gene encoding uncharacterized protein LOC111899518 isoform X1, giving the protein MLKTRCSLIKGFVYGIFKLKSKVQPFDHIFSAVLLLIFPASKVIVAVSTQSSLSHRKLPIGYNAFPLPTLSYFVYFKHLSMRWTSFELFQGTLLFVEFHPIRLNVRISNVL
- the LOC111899520 gene encoding peroxidase N1; this translates as MEVSSLNKTLILLVLVLATFTTMAQGQGSRGRGQGTRVGFYRATCPRVESIVQSAVESAVQANRTIAPGLLRMFFHDCFVNGCDASVLIEGPSTEKASGPNSLLTGFEVIDAAKAQLESACPGVVSCADIVALAARDSVVLTGGRRWQVPLGRRDGLVSQASDTANLPGATDPITVQIRKFADKGLNTQDLVTLVGGHTIGTAACLLFSYRLYNFNNTNGPDPDINQAFLPQLRALCPNGGNAFRRVAMDTGSVNSFGNSFYENLRNGRGVIESDAKLWSDRRTQRYVQGFLGVRGQPGSRFNAEFGRAMVKMGNIHVKTGRQGQIRRVCTATN